The DNA region ttggtaggtgaaaagtgtgtgtctcaggtctccaacgttcacacagagccaaaatgaatttggcatcaatggtggcatttacgacatgcattacatgaccgaaacccgcacgctctatgtaaggtacgcaccatgggtctggataaggcattgggtgtgaacgttgacgaaatttcttgggatcctttaaaaacaaacaatataaacaatcattatattggacttttaaaaaactaattacaaacatacgaaagaggcaatgttcaagaaaaacttacgaatgaggcaatgtttgccctagttcctctgtgttcttggcccatggtaagaagcgacatgactgcaatgtaggaagaagcttggtggatgagaagtttcgcctgagttctctgaataaaagtgttagtggttgatgaaaacttgcaagaatgaccctctatttatactcgttttcaagtagactgaatatgcaaaaatgtgacaagtgtaaggcatgcgtggtagtgttggcatgcattggtggaatctgatgatgcaaaaacgtgacaagtgtaaggcatgcgtgggaatcttgcagaataggtgcagactaggtggcagtgttggcatgcattggtgcagactaggtgggagttgtcttgtcttggggaagacttggtggaatctgatgatgaaaaaatgtgacacgtgtaaggcatgcgtgggaatcttgcagaataggtgcagactaggtggcagtgtttgcatgcataggtgcagactaggtgggagttgtcttgtcttggggaagacttggtggaatctgatgatgcaaaggtgtgacacgtggaaggcatgcatgggaatcttgcagaataggtgcagactaggtggtagtgttggcatgcattggtgcagactaggtggtagtgttggcatgcattggtgcagactaggtgggagttgtcttgtcttggggaagacttggtggaatctgatgatgcaaaggtgtgacacgtggaaggcatgcatgggaatcttgcagaataggtgcagactaggtggtagtgttggcatgcattggtgcagactaggtggtagtgttggcatgcattggtgtagactaggtgggagttgtcttgtcttggggaagactttgtggaatctgatgatgcaaaggtgtgacacgtggaaggcatgcatgggaatcttgcagaataggtgcagactaggtggttgtgttggcatgcattggtgcagactaggtggtagtgttggcatgcattggtgcagactaggtgggagttgtcttgtcttggggaagacttggtggaatctgatgatgaaaaaatgtgacatgtgtaaggcatgcgtgggaatcttatttaaaataaataattaagcgtaaataagattgaatattattttaaacaCATAATCACTATTTTACTTTATTTGTAAGAAACTACTAACACGATTTTAAGAATTTCTTTCCTATAACATGTTTGTTGTCATTTTATGGTGATCTATGTGCTTGCGCTTTTTTTATCACATTATTTATTATGCCAAAAGGGCATAAGTAAACTCTTAGGGGGGGAGTAAAGCATAATCTCTTTATCAGTGAGGGGAGTTTAATCACTCCAAATATTTATCCAACATTTTTTATTTACCACCCCCTTGAGAGATGCATTGTCCTCATCAAAATGGGGGGAAATATGGataggtggataggttggcatgcgtgggaatctgccagacttggtggtgaagacttgatggggaacaggcatgcatgggaatctctgagactaagttcaggctaggtggataggttggcatgcattagtacagactaggtgggagtgttgcattcaagggtgtgacacgtgtaaggcatgcgtgggaatctgccagacttggtggtgaagacttgatggggatcaggcatgcatgggaatctctgagactaagttcaggctaggtggataggttggcatgcattagtacagactaggtgggagtgttgcattcaagggtgtgacacgtgtaaggcatgcgtgggaatctgccagacttggtggtgaagacttgatggggaacaggcatgcatgggaatctctgagactaagttcaggcttggtggtgaagacttgatggaTAGGCAGTAAGATTCTtgcagtataaatattcacacacattttcgcaaaggtattcacaatatcttcacagcaatcttcacaaaaccttgacaatatcttcacaaaaccttcacaaaaccttcacaaaaccttcacaatgtcttcacaaaacatggcatcttcatcacaatacaaagtcaaagctcacgtcaatggtgagacttatgaatgtcatatgtctggcttcctatttagaaacaccgaatgcactcgtttttgtctaaatagaggagctgacttctcttatctgaagaggaagattgagtccaaactaagacaacccgtgtcccaaattttttatcaacaaccttttttttcagaaaacaactctgtcaagttttataagtcattgattcaaaatgacatggagacacaatacatgcttcgtaaccatgagtactctggttacgaatacatagtgttgtacattgtgttggaacaacctcaaccaactcagaatattcaatCATAGGTTATTGATCAtgtgattgatgacgaacaagatgctgagcaccacgttgaagacgatgtggttgatgatgctgaagacgtggttgatgacttggtgaaccgtcattctgaagacgaagaccaagctcaaatacctatagcgcaacgctactcacctcctgcgcacttcacaacacttaacttgggcgaggatgagccctcatcagatatgttctacaacccatatatgaggtctgatgaggacttaaagaagggtgaccaatttcggaccaaggaagagtgtctgttagcaataaagaactggcacttgaaaaattgtgttgactacgatgttatcaaatcaaatccggaaagatacgttattgtatgcaaaaatccggagtgtggatataggttgatggcatcgtacaagaagaagcataatgcgtgggtgatagggtccatatctcaagctcacatttgcgtcaacaccaacatggcacaggatcatcgcaaacttagccatgacatgatcttccattccatattacctctagttgaggctgacccgtcactgaaggtcaaaacaattatctcccattgtgtggctgttttcaaatatacaccgtcatacagaaaggcttggttagcgaaaaccaaggcaattgaactggtgtacggtaactgggaggaatcatacaaacaactaccacgctacctggctgcactacgattgtattcacctgggacggttactataatggagaccttgcctgcacaatcccctgacggaactcgtctagaaggtaatggaattttccatagacttttctgggcattccgtccctgcatcatcgggttcacattctgcaaaccacttgttcaagtcgatggaacttggctgtatgggaaatacaaaggatcgttactgatggcggttgcacaagatggcaattcaaatattttcccaatagcctttgcattggtggaaggagaaacggctgctgcttggagtttcttccttaagaatcttcgaacgcacgtgactccacaagctggcatctgcgtgatttctgacaggcacgcttcaatagacagtgcatacaataatccagcaaatggttggcatgaccccccgtctacccatgtctactgcataaggcatattgctcaaaattttatgcgggagttcaaggataacttcttgaagcaacatttgataaacgcggggtatgcattaaaccaacctggattccaatactatcgccgggaaatagtgttggcaaattctgatgcaggaaggtggatcgataatatcgacagagcgaagtggactagatcatacgacgatggggtgaggtggggccacatgacaacaaatcttgtggaatcaatgaacggcgtgtttaagggcatacgtaacctcccggtaaccgcattggtgagtgcgacctattttcggatggcaacgttgttcgtaacaagaggcaggcgctggaatgaagtgttgcagacgagtcaagtatatagtgatgcctgcatgaagtttatgaggcaggaatctgccaaagccagcagccatcgggttacggaattcgaccgccatggccacacttttagtgtcaaggaaacaattgaccacaaccaagggctgcccagacaagagtatagggtcctaataccagaccgttggtgcgactgtggtcaatttcaggcctatcgtatgccttgttcccatgtcattgcagcgtgttcacacagccacttcgatgcattatcgctagtgtctccaatctacaaagttgcaacattgctcaatgtatacgacaatccctttccggtggtagcattggaggcgtattggccagagtatgacggggaaattgtttggcacaacgaatcgatgcggcggaataaaagtggtcgcccaaatagcaggcgcattagaactgaaatggacgtcgcagagaaaatgcagaggaagtgtagcatatgtagacaactagggcataataagaacaaatgtccatatcgtggatctagttccacaacttagttttcactttcataaatctgtgtatcaaaatcattttaaattaaagtttactttttattccaaatagaagatgacacttgaacaacaaacacaaacatctaacattacaacaccaattactaaaacaaaaacaaatactggaacaaaaacaagtactaaaacaagaacaagtactagaacaataacaaatacaacaacaacatgacaaacaaccattaaaatctaagaaattacaacagttaacactatgtcgtctgatccatgcatcatttggatgcaatcaatgtcgctttcaacttcaacccaccaacgtatcgtttctccagtttcaaatgagaaccttgttctaagcctctgaatccttctgatgacttcaccaggttggtaatctccctctaaccaagacatcaaggacctttttagttggtccaacgaacggatgttccaaaatttcatctccattggaggtttcaaaggcgagaaaataacatgcccatccctttttaagattactggttcaggatccgggcgccttgatgatgttcgctgccatgacgacggtcttggggatgccatgaactcaacttgatacagaaagtgataggaaacagtggtgaagaaaatgcaaggaaataacactttatttataggaaaagatctgggttgtacaccagTCTACCTAACCCTAATTACTGTCGCACTTGATTACTTAATCTTATAgggaattagggtttcaattaggtcataactaccaaactctaattataaccgatcaataaaccctaattataattgataaattaaccttaacatgattaaccctaattcttccaaaaaaatttaaataataataattacttataaattaaattagtatatatataaattaatatatatatatatatatatatatatatatatatatatatatatatatatatatatatcttgtaaataattttatttatatatatgtgttaatataaattaatataatttagaaaaaatataaattcataaattaaaaaaaaaaaacatatttaaaaaaaaaattaaaaattaaaaataaaaaatttaaagggtaggcgccactcctagtggcgacttgccctaccctttaagggtaggcgccaactagggtggcgcctatgtacaaaattagggcaaaaattgctcaattttgtaattttttagaaaaaatggatatttttgaaatttttttaaaaattcgTGTTAGGAGTTCATTTTATTATCATGATTCATCACTTAAAAAAAAGATAATATGAATCCTTTAATATTATGTTAGTCAAATTTAATCCATAGGTAAATGTAATATTGTCATGAAATGTCGCGTGGCTTAGAACAATTTTCTGACGAATTTAAGATGgaaaaatttattattaaaaatGTTTTATTAGTGTATAACATgagtttggatatgctttaatTCTTGAAATTCAGTCCATATCCCGTTCCTTTAATCGATGGGTGAAACGTGGAAATGAAATTTTAATGGCTAGGATTTTAAATTTTGGAAATCAAGAtgttttaattattaaaaaaaatacaattcGATTTCTATTCTTTCCCTTCTTCTCCATCTAAAATTAGACAATTCATTTTCGTTGTGACTTAGTCACCTTTTTGTTTTCCTTACTTAGTTGCTCAACCATTACCTTGTAGTTGTCTCTGTTATGTCCTCATCTTTTCCTCTTGTTCTCACCTCTATGCTAATAACGGCTTCTCACTGTTTTATGTTTGTATTGTGTTACTTTTCCGCCCCTTTCTTATGATCTGAAACTTTATCTctcattttttaattttattttcttccTTTTCAGTTTTAGACTCAACATATGAAATTAGTTTATCACAAGAAAGATTGTGATGAAAGATTGTCATGAAAGACGGTTCATGTAATGGGTTTTTCAAAGATGCAACTTAAAAAATTTAGAGGGATGTAAACATGTAATGAAAATAGATAAAAATGATTGTAATGAAAAAAAAACATTTGTAAAATGGCATTACGTGGAATTTGCGGGTTCTCAAGGCAGTGTTACAGTTGTACATGGTGTTGCTAAGGCAAGGTGCTTTTAGATAATGAAGGATGAGTTattccaaaaatgaaaaaaaaagtgtgttttgttttctttttagTTAAAGAAACTGACtttaaaatgataaaatatcAATCACTAGACTACTTGACAAAAAAATTGACTTTAAAACATTTAATATGAACCATTGAATTTTTTGTATTTGTGTGTCAAAGATCTATAAATAAAACTAGATAACTAGACAAATTAACAAATAAAAGGGATATAGACTCACATAACATATGATATTGTATACATCTCTCGAGTGTCAACGAAGGCGTTCTGAATAATTGTGGGTGTCCACCTTATTCTTGTTGTAACTTTTATGTCAAGACTACTTTGTCACAAATTTTGCTCACATTAACTACATTGGATGGTGGTTACATCATATTAATGTATTTCTTCTTACCATTGATCAAAGTCTTGTACCTCATAATTGTGAAACTTTTCTTATTGGTAGGGAGCACAATGTTGGTTAGCCTCTTATTTCTTCTATAAGATGAGGACTTCCCATCTATTTTTCTTTATCTTTATTACTATTATTAGAAACTATGATACCTTTATTTTGTCTTTCTATTTTGGATTAAAAAATTTCAGATAGTTGAAAAGATATAAccaatgggaagcatccacaagacaaaaatgtcagatagaaactcatttcctttagacttttaagcaagcaacaatcataatcatccaagcaattaataagaagaccaaatggcatcaaataaagatagccaaacatccaagcaattagtcttcaatgtcttcaaatgtatcagatgaaaatcCCTTGAAACATTCTCACAGAGACAAGCATCAAATAATGTCAATAAGATAAAAAAATAACAGCttaagcacagagacaaagtATAACAGAGAAACCAAAGAGTTTTCAAgacttgtatcagatgaatgaTATTGTCCAAGAAAGGTCTCAGAATGATGGCATTGACCAACTCTCCATAGCACATagatgttgcctactctaagtccaaaaattcagatcaagTCTCAGAtagaggtccaacagtccaccaatgtattttttagggtttcttgttctattaagtattttaaggtcctaagaccataaacaaggcaaaatcacaagcacacagTATAATACAAACACAAAATATGGCTTAAGTGACCAAAGtaaaaatgactgaaacataaacaagttgcatgaaatatAAATGACAAATGGATGATAAAGTACataaatttaaattgcattaaagtcAATGGAATTAAAATAAAGTCAAATACAAAAGATATTAGTCAATGTTAGTGGAAGAAGAGAATGGTTTAAGCCTTTTTTTAGAGAACACTAAACCATCCACTCACAAacatgaagatatgaacctagaCACCAAtcatgagaaaggctccaacttggataaatcaacaagtatgccactaactctcacaaatggaaaagaggTTAAATCTTaacacaataccatgaggaataggagactcttaatctcacttacaaaaatgttatgccttttgggacaaatttagctctatgttaagcaatcgtaattggacttatgtagaagtcacaaccatctgaggtcgggcaataataatattggtgttaatgcatgctagagacatggtacaaagaaccaagctcctaaagcatatcacacacaaaaataaaaggGGATTAACCTATCTcaatcaggctcatgttgattcatctgacacaagatgattgatgaatcaactagcatttgatttttagagaaatcattggccaatgagagattggggaagaaggagatgaataagaagaAATGAAGTGAAAAgaatcccaaattgatcaagggatgaacttcatttgatcaataccatccatttattttgagggatgaagttccaactccatcaaccccctaaatccaatggtattgatcaaatggatGTCCAATTCAACCAAGGTCAAGACCAAACAGAAGATGAGTCAATCAAAaggctcaacacaatttttaaaacaatgaaacaatttaaattcaatttttaaatgattaaagatgcattttaaaagatgaaaaatctaaaatcccttcaaatcaccaaataaatggccaagggatttataggtcaaataaggtcaaaggaccctAGACTatttttttttggcatttttgaaaagtcggaagtatttaaaatcaattaaaaacaagccaaaaatcattaaattcactaaaaaaatcaaattcaatccaaaatataattttaattcagaaaatgaaagaggaaattatttgatttttttttggtgaaagtcccatattttttggattaatattgaatttataatgaatttaacaagaaaatggtatttaaaatattaaaacagaaaatcaattaaatcaaaaaacaagggccatcagatcttcctcattaattgaggtggcatatctgatgaCCAACACGCGCTATCCACCGTGTTCCAAAGTCAACGCACAtacacacgtggtaatcaaaatGGAGGGACATAATTAGAACATGGACCAaggatcagatggcctggatACTGGCAGCGCACCActagagccctagctccggtcatcttctccggtcacccttaccagactggtccaaccaaaaTATTCATAAAAATGAAAGGACcatacactattttgaagagaaaaatgtCAGGATttcgaatctgacctccattttctccaattctcactatatagaaagatatgtggaattgaaaaatgaggtatgcaaactgagttgcttcgattcaacctcaaaataactcaatcttgttgtctacattggtaggacttcagtcaacCACAAATCAAGTAAAATTatggagaaataagagagaatcaGAGACTTGAAAATCTGGAATTCTTCTTGGCtttgcttcctcttgcttgcaggatTCTTCTTGGCTTGATCTCGATGCAATTCTTCTTGGCTtttcttcctcttgcttgcaggagatgattagAACATAAATGGAGGTGAACCCTTGGAGTTTTAGCTCACAAACAGAATTTGAACTAAAACTcaatttcaaagaaatcttcaaggttATTATTTCAATGGAGGTTAGGGGAATTGCAGGGCAGAGTTTGGACAAGGGTCCTCCAATGTTGAGGCAATGAAAATGTATTTATAGGCTCTTGAATTCATTTCTACACCATTTAaaaaattggccaaaaatagaaagttgtATGCATTGGTGCATGCGTGTGCATTTAGGCCCAAAAAATTATACGATCCACTTCCAATTCATGCACAATTGATGCTGAAGTCAtaacatggaagcatgcaaaggAGAATAACATTTGAGTTCAAAAATTGCCAAAATAAACCATCCAAAGGaaccatgcacaagtccctcaattttgatccaaatgcaATGATCTTGGATTATTTGGAAAGCTAGCATGAAagggaacaactttgatgttggaaagttttccatttgaagcttggacCATGATGAATTCTGAActtgaagttggaggaatcaaacatacttgaaaattttctaagttaaaagtcaaatgacccctttttccaccttgaataacttttgctatgagcttcaaatgactttggttaCTTCTACAAAGTTGTAACCCttttaattatattaaatttggtcacaaatttgacactATTTAGATCTTTCATGATGGAGTTATGTATcttagaagttgaggaaaaatgtTTGTTCAATGACAATGgccaaaatggacctataatgtttcctcatggcacatgcccttgcaagtggAATTTTACATTCTAAAAGAAACAAAGTTGGATAATAAGTCTTGAAATTGATAATTAAACTTGGATCATATTTATATCATAAAAAAcgagcaagttatggttcttggaagttgactTTCCATCTAGGGCatagacaaaatgacatataatcgttcaccataaaaaatgactttacaagaaacATTAGATATagatgccaacatgaaagttgtttttaatgtcataaagagtaaattttattttggaatcattttcatatgacaaaaattgtaggagatagggtatagggaaccctagatttgatcagttgacttttctggtcaacctccttgaaccaacttgcaaacttgaagttctttttCTCTTTGGGGATCATGGAAGATAATATATTCTTATTATGAAGTTCAATGAAGTATCCCATGATATCTTTGATcaaatattgaagaaacttgctgaggaagtcacacaagatatccaaatgaattagggcttccttgacaaacatacttcaaacttttgatgaactcttgatcaaagtaacaaatgaagaacatagggatccatatatgattcttaaAACTCAATGGAACTTCGCTTTGCTTGAttccttgcactgagggtctcaaaccctagttgtgagcttgataaggcacaggtggatgtacacactacctacaaaagaaataaagctacactagacatatttttggtattttggttagtaaacaatgaaaataatgtatgatacaatcaaatatgcttggtgatctctcccaatacaaacccaatgaatgaagggtaaggaggataccaaagtgtgatcccaatgctaatgcaaGTATGATGagatgtcatgagggatcttagggtcaaaattgaggtcttacacGTACGTATGTCCGCACatcaataggggaaacccctttctctcttgtgtatggcatggaagcagtgctccttGTAGAGGTGGAGAccccatcaatgcgagtcttgataAAATCAAATTTGTCTGAGGTTGAATGGTGTAAGAGAAgatatgatcaattgaatttAGTTGAAGAGAAAAGAATGACAGATTTGTGTCATGACTAATTATAccaaaagagaatgaagaaagcatttgacaagaatgtttgaacccgtgtatttagagaaggtgaccttgtacttaagaagatcttgtctttcaacatTGATTCTAGGAGtaagtggactcctaattatgaaggcccatatgttgttaagagagttttctccggtggtgcattgattcttacaactatggatggtgaggagctccctcgtcctgtgaatgccgatgtagtcaagaaatactccGTCTAaaaaaagaacaactcactaagttgaaaacctgaaagggcggcttaggaaagAATGAACGTCTCGGTGGATTGAGAACCCGTAAGGacggtccatgcaaaagttagagacataaagAGAAAGTAATAATCCCGGTAGATTGACCTGAAACTGAAAtttaggcaaaagttagggattatggcaagtaactgcattaGGCCAGACCTGATCGTTTGAAGCAACATTGTCTATCACAGGTTCCTATTAAGTCATCCTCAACCGAAGTCCAAAGCATAgtggaattcaaagttgttagggagaataaTGGTCATTGGATTTCAATGTAGCCAtttccatgtatttaccatttttcaGATTTGTAACGATCCATGGAGTCATGCCCTTagcagactaccattctatcaataaaatttgagccttttgcccatttgtttgttattcttattttgtttcagtttacgaaatttcatttattttttatgataatttttgaaacaaatatatatatatatatatatatatatatatatatatatatatatatatatatatatatatatatatatatatatatatatatatatatatatatatatatattgaaaatatttttgaaaattcacaaaaaaatatgTATTTTCCTCGACTTGTGAATACAAAAGAGGAACGTTAATAGCAAtctcaaggatggtaagatcctgAAGAATGGAATTCAGTGACTTCCCCAGGACGAATTTTCTTTTGTTATATGTATACCAGTCTCCACAACATCATATTGCAAGAATGGTAGAATCCTTAACGAATCTCTGCCAGCATCTCCaccttgttgagattagtcgagtatcCGGTTGTACTGTGTTATCAGTATCACACCCTTTGTGCTTGTTTTGTAAGCATAATCATACTCATGTGCATAACATCATGATGTTTATTTGTGCATTTTTCATTTCTCGATACTTCCCCCCGCTCTTTTGAACTTTTCTCCCCACAGAGTATGTGTGtcctctctccaatagagtgtcgacttaaagcagaaagagtttatcctttctaattccccactAAGTCTGATCTTCATGGAAGGTTTTGCTTCAGTTTTCCTtcccagttcattatctggatgggATTAATCCCCAGTTGAGTTTATTTCCTCATTGGTT from Lathyrus oleraceus cultivar Zhongwan6 chromosome 1, CAAS_Psat_ZW6_1.0, whole genome shotgun sequence includes:
- the LOC127095413 gene encoding protein MAINTENANCE OF MERISTEMS-like, whose amino-acid sequence is MSLLTMGQEHRGTRANIASFDPKKFRQRSHPMPYPDPWCVPYIERAGFGHVMHVVNATIDAKFILALCERWRPETHTFHLPTGECTVTLEDVYMLLGLRIDGKPVTGNVQQPNQICVQMLGVDLVEGEGSAKARGSTIKGFD